The following are encoded in a window of Vigna unguiculata cultivar IT97K-499-35 chromosome 8, ASM411807v1, whole genome shotgun sequence genomic DNA:
- the LOC114194591 gene encoding uncharacterized protein LOC114194591 isoform X1, whose translation MFAETELLFPYFRNFSQEFQQLEEYCMTQKSCASMNDLVQTSSAISEYDLLIEGDLFKAPEPILEEPAIDLDPVEAAISMISCGEDVPSQGLKSSDINILQNEQLLSEVFYECKKDLLEKTVIESPLTDIMEIKVPPLNIEDNSIEGNKPLPHMTLPKSISSGSLSSMDWMHGPAMKPTFLDFPGLDFNAVYGMRRAFSEGDIKTLNTGNTSFCQSPQERPFLLGNCTSEERQEKLSRYRNKKTKRNFGRKIKYACRKALADSQPRIRGRFAKTEELDVKR comes from the exons ATGTTTGCAGAGACCGAACTTCTCTTCCCATATTTTCGAAATTTCTCTCAAGAATTTCAACAACTTGAGGAGTACTGCATGACCCAAAAGTCCTGTGCTTCAATG aATGACCTCGTTCAAACTTCTTCTGCAATCTCAGAATATGATTTGCTAATAGAGGGAGATCTGTTCAAAGCACCTGAACCTATTCTTGAAGAACCAGCAATAGACCTCGATCCAGTGGAAGCAGCAATCTCAATGATATCTTGCGGGGAGGATGTCCCCTCACAGGGTCTAAAATCATCAGATATTAATATACTTCAAAATGAACAGCTTCTGAGTGAGGTATTCTACGAGTGCAAAAAAGATCTCTTAGAAAAGACAGTGATAGAGTCACCACTCACTGATATTATGGAAATCAAGGTTCCACCACTGAACATTGAGGATAACTCAATTGAAGGGAACAAACCACTTCCTCACATGACTCTACCAAAGAGTATCAGTTCAGGAAGTCTGAGTTCAATGGACTGGATGCATGGACCTGCAATGAAGCCAACTTTTCTGGATTTCCCAGGATTAGATTTCAATGCAGTTTATGGCATGCGGAGAGCATTTAGCGAAGGAGATATAAAG ACTCTTAATACTGGCAACACAAGCTTTTGCCAATCTCCACAGGAGAGGCCTTTTCTTCTAGGAAACTGCACTAGTGAAGAACGTCAAGAAAAGCTCTCCAGATACAGAAACAAGAAGACAAAGAGAAATTTTGGGAGGAAAATTAAG TATGCTTGCAGGAAAGCTCTTGCTGATAGTCAACCAAGAATCCGTGGAAGATTTGCAAAGACAGAAGAGTTAGATGTGAAGAGGTAA
- the LOC114194591 gene encoding two-component response regulator-like APRR7 isoform X2 encodes MESLFVVILPCSNDLVQTSSAISEYDLLIEGDLFKAPEPILEEPAIDLDPVEAAISMISCGEDVPSQGLKSSDINILQNEQLLSEVFYECKKDLLEKTVIESPLTDIMEIKVPPLNIEDNSIEGNKPLPHMTLPKSISSGSLSSMDWMHGPAMKPTFLDFPGLDFNAVYGMRRAFSEGDIKTLNTGNTSFCQSPQERPFLLGNCTSEERQEKLSRYRNKKTKRNFGRKIKYACRKALADSQPRIRGRFAKTEELDVKR; translated from the exons ATGGAAAGTCTTTTTGTTGTGATACTTCCGTGTTCT aATGACCTCGTTCAAACTTCTTCTGCAATCTCAGAATATGATTTGCTAATAGAGGGAGATCTGTTCAAAGCACCTGAACCTATTCTTGAAGAACCAGCAATAGACCTCGATCCAGTGGAAGCAGCAATCTCAATGATATCTTGCGGGGAGGATGTCCCCTCACAGGGTCTAAAATCATCAGATATTAATATACTTCAAAATGAACAGCTTCTGAGTGAGGTATTCTACGAGTGCAAAAAAGATCTCTTAGAAAAGACAGTGATAGAGTCACCACTCACTGATATTATGGAAATCAAGGTTCCACCACTGAACATTGAGGATAACTCAATTGAAGGGAACAAACCACTTCCTCACATGACTCTACCAAAGAGTATCAGTTCAGGAAGTCTGAGTTCAATGGACTGGATGCATGGACCTGCAATGAAGCCAACTTTTCTGGATTTCCCAGGATTAGATTTCAATGCAGTTTATGGCATGCGGAGAGCATTTAGCGAAGGAGATATAAAG ACTCTTAATACTGGCAACACAAGCTTTTGCCAATCTCCACAGGAGAGGCCTTTTCTTCTAGGAAACTGCACTAGTGAAGAACGTCAAGAAAAGCTCTCCAGATACAGAAACAAGAAGACAAAGAGAAATTTTGGGAGGAAAATTAAG TATGCTTGCAGGAAAGCTCTTGCTGATAGTCAACCAAGAATCCGTGGAAGATTTGCAAAGACAGAAGAGTTAGATGTGAAGAGGTAA
- the LOC114193070 gene encoding uncharacterized protein LOC114193070 encodes MPYCDVGTLPSSTVADAHLNNDVKIFYRTYGGGPTKVLLIIGLAATHEAWGPQIKALTGTTVLNDDDDVVWNGEEGNGGIHVCAFDNRGVGRSSVPVEKSEYSTKIMAKDAIALLDHLGWKRAHIFGHSMGAMIANKVAAMFPDRVLSLALLNVTGGGFQCFPKLDRQTFSVAYRFLKAKTPEQRAAVDLDTHYSQEYLEEYVGTDKRRAILYQQYVKGISATGMQTNYGFDGQLNACWTHKMTDDEIEVIKSAGFLVSIIHGRHDIIAQIYYAKRLAQRLYPVARMVDLHGGHLVSHERPEEVNQALFDLIKASEANMNPQDWTNLPKKQSWWKEKRVLIITNNQAGRNDSLKCYVLEKLQIFLLYFFGLLMLAFEYGRKLLRRLKPVRVGGSTSYTESQ; translated from the exons ATGCCGTATTGCGACGTCGGAACGCTGCCATCCTCCACCGTCGCCGACGCGCACCTCAACAATGACGTCAAAATATTCTACAGAACTTATGGTGGCGGTCCGACCAAAGTGCTCCTCATCATAG GGTTGGCTGCGACGCACGAGGCGTGGGGCCCACAGATCAAGGCCCTGACAGGAACCACCGTCCTGAACGACGACGACGACGTCGTTTGGAACGGAGAAGAAGGCAATGGCGGCATCCATGTATGCGCGTTTGACAATCGCGGGGTGGGTCGCAGCTCCGTGCCTGTGGAAAAATCTGAATACTC AACCAAGATCATGGCGAAGGATGCAATTGCTTTGTTAGATCATCTGGGTTGGAAAAGAGCCCATATTTTTGGGCACTCCATGG GAGCTATGATAGCTAATAAAGTAGCAGCAATGTTTCCTGATAGAGTACTTTCCTTGGCGTTGCTCAATGTGACAGGAGGAGGTTTTCAATGCTTTCCAAag TTGGATCGACAAACGTTCTCTGTTGCTTATCGTTTCTTGAAAGCTAAGACTCCTGAACAAAGGGCTGCTGTTGACTTGGACACCCATTATTCACAA GAGTATCTTGAGGAATACGTTGGAACAGATAAGAGGAGAGCCATCTTATATCAG CAATATGTTAAAGGTATATCTGCAACTGGGATGCAAACTAACTATGGTTTTGATGGTCAACTCAATGCATGTTGGACACATAAAATGACTGATGATGAGATTGAGGTGATCAAATCTGCCGGTTTTCTTGTTTCAATCATCCATGGCAG GCATGATATAATTGCTCAGATATATTATGCAAAAAGACTTGCTCAGAGGCTTTATCCAGTGGCTAGAATGGTAGATCTTCATGGAGGTCATCTAGTAAGTCATGAGCGGCCTGAAGAG GTTAATCAAGCACTATTTGACTTGATCAAAGCATCAGAAGCGAATATGAACCCACAGGATTGGACTAATTTGCCAAAGAAACAGTCTT GGTGGAAAGAGAAAAGGGTGTTGATTATAACAAACAATCAGGCTGGAAGGAATGACTCCCTTAAATGCTACGTGTTAGAAAAACTGCAGATCTTCCTATTGTACTTCTTTGGTCTCCTTATGTTAGCATTTGAATATGGAAGAAAGCTTCTAAGAAGATTAAAACCAGTTCGAGTTGGAGGTTCCACCTCATATACTGAAAGTCAATGA
- the LOC114194934 gene encoding uncharacterized protein LOC114194934: MTEMNEFLLDSHRARIQDTPFQWCLHIVKPLQICNPLLLEMLKRWLPAHESFRVMQRCIPFTCGDISMCLGLGGVGVDVEFDKNICGVIGSVMKDKLITVENVIDEIKSLVQAEFVNVDNVCHNIDRLSSYNWGKTVHTYLVKSLSRAFLALGQTEICLSGSTTVLQLWAVERLRLSASDAELIFPRILGWTDVQLKRTRIEKLFQESHIFLEWRLREEDHENEMIRQALQLGDKRQSKKAHVDLKFASMQDLLKKLRNHGRHLRKMKKHMTKLREEILSRCHVGDEKDGENVHDKGGEAVHEEGDVEVEVEVCHHEDEIHDQVHKGFDLNSESDVGHFGEVSALQSSI, translated from the exons ATGACTGAAATGAACGAATTTCTTTTGGATAGCCATCGTGCAAGGATACAGGATACACCATTCCAATGGTGTTTGCACATAGTAAAACCGTTACAAATATGTAATCCCCTTCTGCTGGAGATGTTGAAGCGATGGTTACCTGCTCATGAATCTTTCCGTGTCATGCAACGGTGTATTCCATTTACTTGTGGTGACATTTCCATGTGCTTAGGATTGGGTGGTGTTGGGGTAGATGtcgaatttgataaaaatatttgtggtGTTATTGGTTCAGTTATGaaagataaattaataacaGTTGAAAATGTTATTGATGAGATTAAGAGTTTGGTACAGGCTGAGTTTGTTAATGTTGATAATGTTTGTC ACAATATAGATAGGTTGTCCAGTTACAATTGGGGTAAAACAGTTCATACCTATCTGGTTAAAAGTTTAAGTCGTGCCTTTTTGGCACTTGGTCAGACGGAAATCTGCTTAAGCGGGTCAACAACAGTTTTGCAG TTATGGGCTGTAGAACGACTTCGATTATCTGCGTCAGATGCAGAGTTAATTTTTCCAAGAATTTTGGGCTGGACAGACGTTCAATTAAAGAGAACACGCATTGAGAAGTTATTTCAAGAGAGCCAT atatttttggAATGGAGGTTGAGAGAAGAAGACCATGAGAATGAAATGATTCGACAAGCCTTGCAACTTGGAGACAAACGACAATCCAAAAAAGCGCATGTAGATTTAAAGTTTGCGTCGATGCAAGATTTGTTAAAGAAGTTGCGAAATCATGGAAGACACCTACGGAAGATGAAGAAGCACATGACGAAATTGCGTGAGGAAATATTGTCTAGATGTCATGTAGGGGATGAAAAAGATGGAGAAAATGTTCACGACAAGGGTGGGGAAGCTGTACACGAAGAAGGCGATGTTGAGGTTGAGGTTGAAGTTTGTCACCATGAGGATGAAATTCATGACCAGGTTCATAAAGGTTTTGACTTGAACTCTGAATCCGATGTTGGCCATTTTGGGGAGGTTTCAGCACTTCAAAGTTCCATATGA